Proteins encoded in a region of the Rutidosis leptorrhynchoides isolate AG116_Rl617_1_P2 chromosome 9, CSIRO_AGI_Rlap_v1, whole genome shotgun sequence genome:
- the LOC139866807 gene encoding uncharacterized protein isoform X3, whose amino-acid sequence MRFLDKNKKAALANTKIGQMYILPVSLDEEYSHAVVQYLTHEHVSRSQSHVKSGSPMPQSVPTKNFVSAHSSYLKTLGQTHSDWIFGAVAELVDNSRDAKAKLLDICIDMIYSKVDGKEIPMLAVADDGNGMGHEEIFRMVSFGRKQSDTNDPNCIGRYGVGFKTGTMRLGRDALVFTQTTTSRSIAFLSQTLNEDKDNVEIPIVTYTRKRQFMELDTNIQTEASAKYNLKAIMENSPFNEYLIGEKAGVFKRNGTGTQIYIWNLDEWGSQYSLEWVNGLKGGSSFHQGDILIRSRRPRSRLGQMTRQVPLDYSLRSYLEVIFLDPRMKIYVQGSLVKSRPLARFLHKTSIENGSVSGKPVQLILGHSQMDLEQGNCGIFLYWHGRLIEAYKRVGSMIHNGEKSHGIVGVIDVTNVMDDDSGRVWVHNNKQGFVDCEPYALLEDWLSEKADAYLDKTIDKVYLEKGCLRHKPDHEWVQCDKCRKWRMLNPDFDSKTLPQEWFCYMKPVNGKCEMPEQKLQRGVITVSSQRTGYGCKEESPEQIINEPLKSKQGVTPPPKRSKGQRR is encoded by the exons GCTGCTTTGGCAAACACCAAAATTGGTCAAATGTACATTCTTCCAGTCTCGCTAGACGAAGAATATAGTCATGCAGTGGTTCAGTATTTAACGCACGAACATGTCTCCAGAAGCCAAAGTCATGTCAAATCTG GTAGTCCAATGCCACAATCAGTTCCAACAAAGAATTTTGTGAGTGCCCATTCAAGTTATCTAAAAACGCTTGGTCAAACACATTCTGACTGGATATTTGGTGCTGTTGCTGAACTTGTGGACAACTCAAGGGATGCAAAAGCAAAATT GTTGGATATCTGTATCGATATGATATACTCTAAAGTTGATGGTAAAGAAATTCCAATGCTGGCAGTTGCAGACGATGGTAATGGGATGGGCCATGAGGAAATCTTCAGAATGGTGTCGTTTGGTCGCAAGCAGTCTGATACAAACGATCCAAATTGTATTGGAAGATACGGTGTTGGATTTAAG ACTGGAACAATGAGGCTCGGCAGGGACGCATTAGTTTTTACCCAAACAACTACCTCCCGTTCAATAGCCTTTCTTTCCCAGACACTGAATGAAGATAAGGAT AATGTTGAGATCCCGATTGTAACATACACTAGAAAACGACAGTTTATGGAACTCGATACAAATATTCAAACCGAAGCTTCAGCGAAGTACAACCTTAAAGCCATAATGGAGAATTCACCTTTTAATGAATATTTGATTGGTGAAAAAGCAGGAGTGTTTAAAAGAAACGGTACAGGAACACAAATATACATTTGGAATTTGGATGAGTGGGGATCTCAATATTCTCTAGAATGGGTTAATGGCTTGAAGGGTGGCAGTTCATTCCATCAAGGTGACATATTGATTAGGTCACGTCGGCCGAGGTCTCGACTGGGCCAGATGACTCGACAG GTTCCATTAGACTATTCACTTCGATCCTATTTGGAAGTCATCTTCTTAGATCCTCGAATGAAGATATATGTTCAAGGGTCACTG GTTAAAAGCCGGCCTTTAGCAAGATTTCTACATAAGACAAGCATAGAAAATGGTTCAGTTTCGGGAAAACCCGTTCAACTCATTCTTGGACACTCTCAGATGGACTTGGAACAGGGAAATTGTGGAATCTTTCTATATTGGCATGGTCGTTTGATCGAG GCTTACAAAAGAGTTGGAAGCATGATTCACAATGGAGAAAAGAGTCATGGCATTGTTGGGGTAATTGATGTCACTAATGTGATG GATGATGATAGTGGCCGGGTTTGGGTACATAACAACAAACAAGGTTTCGTTGATTGTGAACCTTATGCTCTGCTTGAAGATTGGCTCAGTGAAAAGGCAGATGCGTATTTGGATAAAACTATTGACAAGGTTTATCTG GAAAAAGGCTGTTTGCGGCATAAGCCTGATCATGAATGGGTTCAGTGTGACAAGTGTAGGAAATGGAGGATGCTAAACCCTGATTTTGATAGCAAGACACTTCCTCAAGAATG GTTTTGCTATATGAAGCCCGTCAATGGGAAGTGCGAGATGCCGGAACAAAAGCTACAGCGTGGAGTTATCACAGTTTCTTCACAACGAACGGGATATGGATGCAAGGAGGAGTCACCAGAGCAGATAATTAACGAACCACTCAAAAGTAAACAAGGAGTTACTCCACCACCCAAAAGAAGTAAGGGACAGAGAAGGTAA